A stretch of Phragmites australis chromosome 12, lpPhrAust1.1, whole genome shotgun sequence DNA encodes these proteins:
- the LOC133886438 gene encoding CASP-like protein 4D1 gives MASSERALAVAALLLRVLTLLLLIASLIIIATDKIYSPFTDVEDPPNMTFRDFYAYRYVLSVAVIGCAYTLLVIPFAAIHVSQGKRIGHSRATSFLIFTDVVCAVLIATGAAAGLGLTVEFQRYPQNHDFKNFLNLVDASCGLLLGATVCMVIMIMISVHSLT, from the exons ATGGCCTCCTCAGAGAGAGCTCTTGCTGTGGCGGCCCTGCTGCTGCGGGTTCTCACGCTCCTTCTCCTCATAGCTTCTCTTATCATCATAGCGACTGACAAAATCTACTCACCATTTACTGACGTAGAAGACCCACCAAATATGACTTTTCGGGATTTCTACGCGTACCG GTATGTTCTGTCTGTTGCTGTCATTGGATGTGCCTACACTCTGCTGGTGATTCCATTTGCTGCAATTCATGTTTCCCAGGGGAAGAGAATTGGGCACAGTCGTGCCACATCTTTCCTCATTTTCACTGATGTG GTGTGTGCTGTGCTAATCGCCACAGGAGCTGCCGCAGGCCTGGGTCTAACAGTTGAATTCCAGCGTTATCCGCAGAACCATGATTTCAAGAATTTCTTAAACTTGGTGGACGCCTCGTGCGGTTTGTTGCTGGGGGCCACCGTATgcatggtgatcatgataatgatCTCGGTTCACTCACTCACTTAG